The genomic segment AGGGTTTCATCATAGGGCCTTTTCCCACCCCTCCCTTCCAAGTCTACAGGGTGAGCCCCATTGGGTTGGTCCGCAGCAAAATTCCAATAAAAACCGACTAATATATGATTTGTCAGCacctcatgcatccagcaccccgAGCCTCAACTCGTTGATACCATCAGAAGAATACTCCATGCGCTATTCTTCCCTGGACGAAGCCATCCAACTCATCCTACAGGTAGGGGCAGGGGCTTGGCTCTCAAAAGCGGACATTTCGGACGCTTTCAAGCTCCTACCAATCCAGCCCCACCTCTGGAGGTTTCACGGGATCAAATGGAGGGACCAGTATTACTTTGCCACCCGCCtcacgttcgggtcaaagagcagcccctggctctttgatcagttcgcccaggccctcCATTGGATCCTGGTAAACCACGGCAACTGTCCCAGAGTCAtacactacctggacgatttcttacTGGTCGAGAACCCAAACCATGTGCCCGACAGGTTGGAAAGCCTCCTCTGCATTTTTTCCGCCTTACAGGTCCCAGTGGCGCCATCAAAGGTTGACGGCCCTAGCACGGTCCTCACCTTCTTGGGTATCACGCTCGATACCTGCAGAATGGAAGCCAGACTCCCAGAGGACAAACTAGTCAGGCTCCAGTCATTCATTTCTGCTCACATCGGTTCCAGAACCATGTCCAAGGGCGACCTGCAGTCACTGTTGGGTTCTCTCAACTTTGCAACCCGCATCATGCCGCAGGGACGATCCTTCACAGCAAGACTCCTCCAGTTGTTACCCACAGCCTCAACCCAGGACTCGCTGATCCAACTGGACCGGGAAGCCCTGGCCGACCTGGACATGTGGAGGGTCTTTCTGTCAGCATGGAATGGCATCTCCATGTTCGTCCCTCACTGGAGCCCCACCTGCCCGACCGTGTACTCTGACGCAGCAGCATCCGTCGGGTTCGGCGCCTTATTCGGCCACCAGTGGTTCGCTGATTCCTGGCCCTCCCAGATCCTCTCAGACCCTCAAGCCATCCAGTCCTCTCCTCTCCTTGAATtgtaccccatcgtggcagcAGCTCAAGTCTGGGGCAAAGTATGGAGCAACATGCCCGTGCGTTTTTTCACCGACAACCACACGGTCGTCGACATCATCTCCAAAGGCAGATCCAGTTCACCCAAAGTCATGCGCTTCCTACGCAAACTCACCTGGCTTGCCCTCAAGTTCAATTTCCATGTTTCTTGCACCCACATCCAGGGTATCAGGAACGTCgcagcagatgccttgtctcgcttaAACCTGACTctcttcttccaggtcatgcctcAAGCCGACAGAATCGGGATTCCACCCCCGGACTTCGGCTCTCTGATCCTGGACTAGACAGGCACCTAGTCATGGCTCATACTCTCATCCGCAAGTCCCTGTCCGAAAACTCCACAAGGAACTACCAGTCGGGTTGGAAAGCTTTCGAGGTATTTCGTCACCTTCACCCCAGGGGCAACGTAAGCGAAACCGCTTTCATCatggctttcctggcatactgccacaaggaCCTACACCTCTCCTTCAGCACCATCAGATCGTATCTGTCAGGAGTCCAGCATCACCTCATGATCCGTCAGCCAGACAGCAACCCTATCTTTTCTTCCCACGCCATCAAAGCCACACTGCGGGGTATTCAAAAATGCTCTCACAAATCCGGACCCGCCAGGCAACCCGTCTCAGGGGACCTGTTCAGGAAACTCTCATCCTCCCTAGACGGCAGTCcttttggccctttcagaagctgcattctcaaaGCCGCCCTCTACCTAAGCTTCTACGGCTTTctccggcccggggaattcaccggcACCTCTCCTCACAACTCAGGCCCGGCGCTAAACCAACTCACCCGTAGTCGCGAGCGTTTCACCTtcaccttgccagtctccaaAACCTCACAAATCGGGCCCCCAGTGCACATAGAATACTTCCCGACTTCCAACTCCTGGTGTCCCGTGGCCGTCCTCAACGGGTTACTCACCACACTGGGCAATCGGGCTCCCGCCAGCCCTCTTCTTCCTTTCCCGTCACGACCTCTCACGTCCTCGCAGTTTGTCAAACACATTCGCAGCCTCGCGTCCGGGTTTGGGTTCAACCCCTAGGCCATCACGGGCCATTCATTCCGGATCGGAGCCGCCTCCGCCGCCTCCAAACATGGGGTCCCGGCCCATATCATCCGTAAGATGGGCCGCTGGAAGTCCTCTTGCTTCTCACGATACATCCCGCACCCGAAAGCCGAAATCGCTGCGGCTTTCTCTGACTTAGTTCTGTAGTACCATCTTTCACAATAAAGAGTCGCTCCTTACACCTTTCCTACTCGTAttttgccccctttatttggcctaccctcgtcacgtggcaacaggcacaccaccagccactgTAGCTAGATTAGGTTCAGTCACACTCCACAGGCTTCGCGCcgcagccaggaccacaaatgcagcaggctgaatccagcctgcttttgtgggaggggcgtagggggcttcttaagccCAAGCCGCCCAGCTCACCgggtgcacgtcctctctcgccCCTCCCTCCCGACCCTTCTCTTTACATCTCCcatagggtatgccccctttatttggcctaccctcgtcacgtggcaacaggcacaccaccagccactgTAGCTAGATTAGGTTCAGTCACACTCCACAGGCTTCGCGCcgcagccaggaccacaaatatatatataagaacaCATGTTCCTTTATAACATTGCGAGTCCCTAAGAAATCCATGTCACATTTTCAACACAGCACAATTGAATTAATTTAAACCACACCTGGTAAAGGAATATAAAAATCGACCATTTTCATGGGAAaaattagccactgaggaaggagttttagttcactccgaaacgcgtatggtaaccaACAGCCACATGAAACAAAGTACGGGACCGGAGCATTGAAGCGCTTTAAGCCAAGCAAGAGGAGAGGGATCGGTAATCAAATCTGTAAAGGAAAAGCCGAAAATTCGTATTCCCTAGTGAGACCTGACTTTGCGTTGAATTAACCATCTGCGCAGGAATAATATCAGGCAATCACTAGCACGGCACACCTACAAACGACTACCGAGGATCCCAAAGCTTACAGACAAGCCTCTGATAAAGTCTTTTGGAAACCAGATTACTGCGTGAAGCAACTTCTCTACACGTGGGACGCAATGAGAGATACAACAAGAATCGGCACAACtcaactgaacagtgagtaaagcAGTACCGAAtgattgtataagcaggcagcgaTATCTGATGGTACTACATTGATTACATAAAGTGATTTAAAATCAGCAATATAAGTGACTATATCGAGGACCTTATCCGAATATTTGATTGCCCTATATTTTTCAAATACCGTTGACTGTGACATCAGTCGGGTTAGTGAACCCACCGGAGGGACAatactatttatctatctatatagacTCAAAGCACGAATATAGGAACCTTAGAACTATTCTGAATTGTGTTtctatgttttatatgtttttttttttcataaatcctAATTTTATAAGCATTATTTAGCATGTATTTTAAAAAAGTACTATATAACAATTTACTGTTGAATAAACTATTGTGATAAAAACTCTCCACGTGTAACCAAAtgaaggtgtgccctactacttttctctatattctcaaatacctttcattatttataatggctcgttttgtctggggagcaatcatcaggggaaacaaaatggccgctgtcctagctattagttcacacaaaacctgtcctgatcacacagcaggacaagttacttcacaacactgaggtaaagagctgcctcatcctactCTGCtcatcagggattatgatcctgaatacaaatGACAagaacttcagctgaatctctggggaatttagttcatgaggagacatgaagtacagagaggacggactggacagactgtggtaaaggAGACCGcattgctgctgctcattagccacacctcaccctcctctcatgtctcctcatcatctccattcccacagagattcacctgtattcaggatcatgattcctgacaagcagagcagagagggggatgaggcagcactatggctccttgtggtgaagtaacttgtcctgctgtgtgattaggacaggttttgtgtgtactgataggacggtggccattttatttctcctaatgattgctccccggacaaaacaagccattctaagtaataaaaggtatttgtgaatatatttattctaataaataatatttaagtattttcattcttttaattcctggataacccctttaagcagaatgATTGGGATGCAATTTAGCTGCCAtaaattttaaaatatattttttacaatgCATTATTTTTATAGAAATCCATGCATTTTGTTCTGTACAGCAGATTATGTACATTATTACAGCATGTACACAGATAATTATAGCAGACACAATGTTAGCCTTAAGCATATGTATAATTCaatcagaggaatgagagatattATATAATGTCACTTAATTAAGGGACAGATTTTTTCCCGAATCCACACTGCACTTGGTTGGTCAAGGGCAGCTATGTTAAGACCTTGTATTTGATCTAATTAGGACGAAAGTAGAATGCAACTTATTTGAATGACTTTaaacatacatacataataaTACAAAAGTCGATCATGATCGACTTGTCATCTAACAGTACTGATCCAAAATAACCtctatgtgcagtaccccagaggacTACTGAAAAGGGGGTAAATTATTGCTTAAAgagttaaattaaaggggttgtgcccagggaaggctccaggttcatgtgggcccttgggcgttaaagcctcagtgggcccccttgtggcattttgcacaacACACGCGGCAATGAACAGAGTGGGTATATGTGAATCAATCCTTATGCccctacttatttttttttatctacccaGTGTTTTAATCCCTCAGCTCTACTCACAGTATTCAGTTTTTATTGTACACCCTCCTAAGAGAAACAGACAGACATTGAATATgaaaataaatatcaatatgaatgctgatagcactatgctgctgcctgcccctgtgcccccaatgcccaataaatatcaatatgatgatattttaatttgggGCACAGCATGGCAGGCTGCAGCAGACTACTATCAGCAGTCCAGCAGCCTCATATATGCACAGGCAGTGTGCAGCAGAATCAGATTACTTTAGTACCTGCACTTGGTTGTCTGCACACACAGTTCCTGCCTGGCATTATTGATTACCACAGGACTGTACTGGTAGAGAGTTTGGCAGAGAACTACAAAGCTCAGCATGTCCAGCCAGTGTCATaactgattaccagaggacaatACTGAGAAGGAGTATAAGGACAGAGAACTATAAGGGTAAATGCACATGTTCAGGATCTATGTGTggacaatccgcactgaaatctgcaGGTGTTCTCAGGTAAATTCGTGCGGTCAATCTGCATCAATTGGAgcggatttgcatgcggatttggtACGGATTTTcctctccccattgaagtgaatggagaaaatcaggACAGGGAAAATAAAATCTGCACCATAGATCAAAATCTGTGCGGAAAAAATCAtgtgcatgagaatttcaaattctcatagcatacaatgtacatgacctatggTGCGGATTTTCCACACGCAAATCAGAgcagaaaatccgcacgcaatcctgaactACAAGTCTGTCTGAAACCAGTTACCCACCACTTCCTTCCTTCACAGCCCAGCTCCGcaccatcactgctgaggcccccccccccatgtgactGGTCACCTGATCATAAAAAGACTCCTGCCTTCTTCAGCTGCTTTGCTGTCTTCTGCTGATAAGCTCCGCCTCCGCTGTGATCGGTCCTCGGTATGTAATCTGTGCCTTGTAAATTACTGCTGATCCCACCCCACCAGTACAGTACAGGATGTACTCACGCGTGGACACTCTGCCTGCCTAGGCGTCCTGCGCAGTGACATTGTGCGCAGGCAGCGCAGCAGCAGTATGTCAAGGCCGGGTGATGTTTAAATGGACAGTGGCCGCTGGCAATTTTGAAGTGAGGAAATGAGTTGGCACCCTAAGGAACAGTGGACCCCGGTACTTGCCCTGGCATGCctggtgctgacgccggccctggtTGTGCCACTTccacaaatagcatttattatgtaaagaaagttaatagaagccacttactaatgcattgtgattgtccagATTACCTCCTTTGCATTGTACACTTTAGACACTGCTCGTATCATgaggttacgaccaccttgcagtccatcagtggtggtcgtgcttgcacactacaggaaaaagtgccggcttctctggtggccaggactgtggaaGTGTGCATAGTTACTCATGCGTAGCATATCCTGTCCACCTCGTATCTACACTGCAGAGgcggccataacccctggataccagAAGTTTATATTGTAATAGAAAAATTATTCCAGCCAGGaaatgaagcaatatggacaatcacattacattagtaagtgccttgtattaactttctctaacaATATATCCCcagcacttaaagggtttctatcacctcgttttgacataattagctatcagacactagcgatccgctagtgtctgctctaccaaacaatgctattataatacctttgtgtgcagccgtttgcctaaaaaacgaacttttattaatatgctaatgagcctctaggtgctatgggggcgtcttttcagcacctagaggctcggtctactcacattgtatgccgccccgctcgtccctccaacccgcccatctcctcttgaatgccattctccatctgagccagcggacgaattctcgcgcctgcgccgtgcgcgtctgtattcggcgcaggcgcagtgaatgtctgaccgctgcctgcacagacatctcggtcatcgtcgcaggcgcagtggagatgtctgtgcagggagcggtcagacattcactgcgcctgcgccgaatacagacgtgcacggcgcaggcgcgagaattcgtcccctggctcagagggaggatcgcattccagaggagatgggcgggctggagggacgcgctgggcggccttttgtgtgagtagaccgagcctctaggtgctgaaaagacgccccatagcacctagaggctcattagcatatcaataaaagttcgttttttaggcaaacggctgcacacaaaggtattataatagcattgtttggtagagcagacactagcggatcgctagtgtctgatagctaattatgtcaaaacgaggtgatagaaaccctttaaaggtttaaaaaaaatccaccTTTATTTGAAATATAGATTGAAAAAACACCAGGGCTGCTCAATTGTCAAAGCATTTCAATCGTTAAGCAATCTTACTCATGACCGTGTTTACCAGTCGAAACACGTTGACAATTGAGCAGCCCTGAAGTATTTTTAATCTGTATTTCAAATAAAGGTGGATGTTTTTAAACCTTTATGTCCTGGACATCTATTGTTAGATTTACTACATTACTGGAATGGACTATGCTGCACCAGCtgccataatttattttttatttttttcattaaagaggacctttcacctctcctgacatgcctgttttaatagcctcgtgcattccccatgtaatgccagttctggagcatctattcctatggctctatgttgtacaattcctgtattatttctactagaagttatgaatgaattgctagcagtctgcagtaagggtacagaggggaggtaaccagttgggggcgtgtacctgcacagactcactctatccaatcagtgctgccattttcacactGTGCAAGGACactccccccaactggttacctcccctctgtacccttactgcagactgctagcaattcattcataacttctagtagaaataatacaggaatggtacaacatagagccataagaatagatgtcccagaattgttattacatggagtatgcatgaagctattaaaaaaggcatgtcaggagaggtgaaaggtcctctttaacactgcCTACATGATAATTGCCATTTGCTGAGCCCTTTAATGTTgccaagttaaatgttgtgattttgtTATTAATTTCTATGCACTGTGTATCCCAAATAGCAATGTATGGTCAAAATATAGGGTTAACATTGTCAGAGTGGTTGGGTTTCCAGAGTGATGGACTGGATCCATCCCCTGGCTATTTGAGGAATCTAGTCTGGGCAGAACTACAGGTAGGGCATGAGAGTTCCTACAGACCAGGCCCAAGTCCAGAGAACCTCTGTCTCTTAGACTACAGCTGTCAGCAAGGTAAGGTATTTGATCTTTTTTGGTATTCAGGTCTATGATCTATGATGCTGCGGAAAGGACCATTGCCGTCTGTACCTACCACAGTTGGAGATGGACTGGTCATCGGTTTCTAAAATCTGCACACCCCAACCCAGGAATTGCAGAAAGGATTATTAACAAGAACAGTATATGGTTATTTTGGAGAGACTGAAAAGTGTCAGGAaataccccaactaccatcattgTTGCTGCCCAAACACAGCTATTGGGAGAAAAACTACACTGTGATATACTTTGGAACTGTGTCTGCTATCTGGATTACTATCTGGATTACTATCTGGATTACTACTCTCATCATCAatttagtaaagaaagactttatttattgcCACTAATGGGCCTGATTATTGACTCCATCACCCATCCTCCAGCCCTGCAGCTGTACTACTGCCTTGCACCCAGCTAAACtgttcaccatcaagggcaccctagctccagggtgtgccccaaggaaAGAAAGGGTACACCCTCCAGATACTGTATGGCCCTAGGGAGCGCCATGGTGGAGCTAGCCATCGTGAACTGTGAGTACTTTTACCACCATTATTGTCACCGCTGCTACCATCCTCCCCTCACCTCTGGTTCGCTGCATGTGAAATAGTTGTCATTTGCCTCCCATTTGGGGCAATACATTTCTTTTCAATTCCTCTATGGCAATCTAAGTAAACTAATGACCTGTCTCACGTAATCTagtacatctaaggctactttcacactagcattttggctttccgtttctgagatccgtcatgggctctcagaaatagtccaaaacagatcagttttgccctaatgcattcttaagggaaaaggattcgctcagaatgcattagtttgcctccgatcagtcaccactctgctctggaggctgcctgcagcgtttttctgtccgcgatgtggtgcagagcaagatggatctgtcctggcacacactgtaagtcaatggggacggatccgtttttctctgacacaatagaaaacggatccatcccccattgactttcaatggtgttcaagacggatccgtcatggctataaaagacataatacaaccggatccgttcatgacagatgcatgcagttgtattattgtaacagaagcgtttttgcagatccacgacggatccgcaaaaaatgctaatgtgaaagtagccttacttgtataATGATATCTGTCAAGAAAGTCATCCAAACGCCATTCAGCAATTTAACCATGACGATATTCTGTATCAGAAAGTTCTATGGTCActggctgctcttacagtaaagaatccctgCCTAATGACGATGGTGAAAACTTCTTTCCTCTAAAAGTAATGGATACCCTCCCTCTATTCAAGCCCCCCGATTTACAATTTTACATCTAAAAATAAACAGCACAATAATAAATATCATTGTTATTACTGTGTCTGAAAATGTCTTAACTAATAAAATACAAAAGTATTTATCCCTCAATGTGAATGCCAGAAGCACCATTTTTTGTTTACTGCGcccttttaaaaaatttgataaaaaggATTTCAGAaagtcaaaatagtaccaatagaaTTATAGTGTGCTCtacagaataaataaaataaaaagctctCACACAGATCAgtaggcggattggccatagaccctacagggaaatttcccaatgGGCCGATGCCCTTCTCAAGGTAGGCAACCGGGTtcataatgatctgattctctccTACTCACCTGGCCAGGAGCCgcagatgccctcctgaattcaactgcatcgACGTCGTATTTGGCAATTTTTACTGACCGACAGCCCCCATTCAGTCCAACTGGGCCATTTTTgacaaccatttttatttttatttttttattttttagaaaacATCAGTTAAAACAGTTGTGCGAAATGGCAGCTCTGATACATCCTAAACAATTTCAATTGGAAGAACATGCATCTATATCATAGGGAATAGGAGATCTGTATTGTATTACATCCCGCGGAGTGGATTCGCTCAGTCCTGTCTCTGTTCTCAGGGAGGCTCACAATGTAATATCCCTTTCACAGGCACGTGTACGTGCACACTTAGCGGATAACAtcattgtccataacaacctTTAGAACTTTATCTCACGTGAAGAGTTTGACATTCTGATGAGGAGATCAAGGGATCAGTCCACCTTACCATTCAGTAACATCTATAATGCAATTTTAATAGTGACATTTCCATCTTTTTCATAAAAAACAAGTCAGAGGCTGTCACCTCTTATCAGTCAGTGGTCTGATCTGTAGCATGCATGATAGCACCACACTGCACTCAATAAAGTATAGTAGAATTAAAGAACCCTACTGTATTTGGTGAATTTACCATCTGATTGCAATAATTCCACTAAACTCTTGAGGTCCAGGCCGATTTTGGCCTTGAGGATatgaatctttttttttccttcatgttccagcaatcataattttttattttatttgatgtgGCTGGGTAAggctttgtattattttttttttgtaggacaagttaAGCTTTATGGAAGTGCTAATTCTTTGGTACGAATGCAATAGCATTTACTttctataaatttttattttgactgcagtttttattgtttttctaaTGATTGTTGACAGGGCACTCGACAGTAGCCCTCAGTGAAATCTTTTCACTGGCATGTCATTGGATACAAACGTAGAAAGGTGATATGATCAATTCATCACTGTTATTAATGCAAAGTAGTATACAC from the Bufo bufo chromosome 2, aBufBuf1.1, whole genome shotgun sequence genome contains:
- the LOC120991052 gene encoding uncharacterized protein LOC120991052 gives rise to the protein MSTIQLSLTQLHATINNLSSSICDMNTRLQAVESRDASPAAPSSPAPGPSTSQPSSSGHASSRQNRDSTPGLRLSDPGLDRHLVMAHTLIRKSLSENSTRNYQSGWKAFEVFRHLHPRGNVSETAFIMAFLAYCHKDLHLSFSTIRSYLSGVQHHLMIRQPDSNPIFSSHAIKATLRGIQKCSHKSGPARQPVSGDLFRKLSSSLDGSPFGPFRSCILKAALYLSFYGFLRPGEFTGTSPHNSGPALNQLTRSRERFTFTLPVSKTSQIGPPVHIEYFPTSNSWCPVAVLNGLLTTLGNRAPASPLLPFPSRPLTSSQFVKHIRSLASGFGFNP